A window of the Synchiropus splendidus isolate RoL2022-P1 chromosome 6, RoL_Sspl_1.0, whole genome shotgun sequence genome harbors these coding sequences:
- the rereb gene encoding arginine-glutamic acid dipeptide repeats protein isoform X6, whose amino-acid sequence MDDLFSPRRSLNSTQGEIRVGPSHQAKLPELQPRPPLSLQAHTENEELMWTPGVNDCDLLMYLRAARSMAAFAGMCDGGSTEDGCLAASRDDTTLNALNMLHASHYDAAKALQRLVKKPLPKLIEKCWSEEDVKRFIKGLRQYGKNFFRIRKDFLPSKKTGELITFYYHWKKTPEAAGTRAYRQQRRQPSSRKAKTRAAAAPVSTPSRGYSVDASSASEDELDSEDSEQDIKSCSHCGTTRSKDWHQGRRDNHLLCTACRTYENKHGCLPSSQKSGGTFMFKPVKEEESKHAMRTRRSRAPQVSSLRSGHRRLTGSPSHEDLSSQNSSSAANLISLRPLSGDSKNDSTKKANKKVKEETASPKTMKRVRESPVLEQDGAEKVASKRPKTQNAPVSRSEVEPEVEEESSSESRSAQDDGSSDTKDIDQDNRSSSPSIPSPQQGNESDSDSSAQPGGVPAEPVATGGGDIGDAPVFQGAPAPGPPATPQSQLNAQLAADPAEVPPPPSPEPLHVQPAAIVAPNSRQQSAISLAVRHPSPSAATQDAPVSPTFQAPPALNSSQASQRPPFFRESQLPLSGPQVKPPPTTPIPPTHKQIPHPSAGAFPHVPSNLPPPPALKPLNALPNQHPPGALPPPLQLMQQPQQPLSGQATQHPAPGQNHPAKSTGFSHTSTGPSPSTLGPVPSLQPSAPPAPVKPSSSSAPGAAGSQVQIKEEPLDEIEEVDSPACPPRSPSPEPTVVNMASHASQSARFIKHLDRGYNSCARTDLYFTPLSSSKLAKKREEAVERSRREAEFNARQEREREKEREREADRSARASSSSHDSRIGEVQMIQGHSRSSYEQPPTTVAAVPPYIGPDTPALRTLSEYARPHVMSPTNRNHPFYVSLSPGDPLLAYHMPGLYSAEPSLRERELRNLRERELRERMKPGFEVKPPDMETLHPSANPMEHFARHGALALPHIPGPPHPFVPFHPGLNHLERERMALAAPQLRPELSYAERLTAERLHAERMASVADPAARLQMLNVTPHHHQHSHIHSHLHLHQQDPLGQGSSPHPLVEPIATGPRLARFPFPGAPMPNPLLSDLPHDHEMLRHPLFAYQRELQGQIPQMSAAHQLQAMHAQSAELQRMALEQQWLHSHHLHGGALPSQEDYYSRLKKEGDKPS is encoded by the exons ATGGACGACTTGTTCAGTCCGCGCAG GAGCTTGAACAGCACACAAGGCGAGATACGAGTGGGGCCAAGTCATCAG GCGAAGCTTCCAGAGCTGCAGCCTCGCCCCCCTCTGAGTTTACAGGCCCACACAGAGAATGAGGAGCTGATGTGGACACCTGGAGTCAACGATTGTGATCTTCTGATGTACCTGAGAGCAGCAAG GAGCATGGCAGCATTTGCTGGGATGTGTGACGGTGGATCCACAGAGGATGGTTGTTTAGCCGCCTCCCGTGATGACACGACTCTCAACGCTCTCAACATG CTACACGCCAGTCACTATGATGCAGCAAAAGCTCTCCAGCGCCTGGTGAAGAAACCTCTGCCTAAGCTTATAGAGAAGTGCTGGTCTGAAGAGGACGTG AAACGCTTCATCAAAGGCCTCAGACAGTATGGAAAGAACTTCTTTCGCATTAGGAAAGACTTTTTGCCGAGCAAGAAAACT GGGGAACTGATCACTTTCTACTACCACTGGAAGAAAACCCCTGAGGCTGCTGGGACACGAGCGTATCGTCAACAGCGCAGGCAGCCGTCGTCCCGTAAAGCTAAGACTCGTGCGGCAGCTGCTCCAGTGAGCACTCCATCCAGAGGCTACTCAG TGGATGCAAGTTCTGCaagtgaggatgagttggacAGCGAAGACAGTGAACAGGACATCAAGAGCTGCAGCCACTGTGGTACAACCC GTTCTAAGGATTGGCACCAAGGTAGAAGAGATAACCATCTGCTCTGCACAGCCTGTCGCACATATGAGAACAAGCACGGCTGTTTACCATCTTCTCAAAAGTCTGGCGGGACCTTCATGTTCAAACCAGTTAAAGAGGAAGAAAGCAAACATGCAATGAGGACGCGCAGAAGCCGGGCACCA CAGGTTTCATCTTTGCGAAGCGGTCACAGGAGGCTGACAGGCTCCCCCAGCCATGAGGATCTGTCCAGCCAGAATTCTTCCAGTGCAGCAAATCTGATTTCTTTACGACCACTGTCCGGTGACAGCAAGAACGACTCGACAAAGAAGGCTAACAAG AAGGTAAAAGAGGAGACGGCGTCACCAAAGACAATGaagcgtgtgagagagagtccTGTGCTGGAGCAAGATGGGGCAGAAAAGGTTGCATCCAAAAGGCCAAAGACACAA AATGCCCCGGTGTCTCGGTCAGAGGTGGAGCCCGAAGTGGAAGAAGAGAGCTCCTCAGAAAGCCGCAGCGCTCAAGATGACGGCAGCAGTGACACCAAAGACATAGACCAGGACAACCGCAGCTCCTCTCCCAGTATTCCCAGCCCTCAACAAGGCAATGAAAGTGATTCTGACTCATCTGCTCAGCCCGGGGGGGTCCCTGCGGAGCCTGTTGCCACAGGTGGGGGCGACATTGGTGATGCCCCAGTGTTTCAAGGCGCACCTGCTCCAGGTCCTCCTGCCACTCCTCAGTCCCAGCTCAACGCCCAGCTTGCTGCTGATCCTGCAgaagtcccacctccaccttctccagaACCTCTTCACGTTCAGCCAGCAGCCATTGTGGCTCCAAACAGCAGGCAACAGTCGGCCATCTCATTGGCTGTGCGACACCCTTCTCCATCTGCAGCGACTCAGGATGCTCCAGTTTCACCAACATTTCAGGCTCCGCCGGCGCTCAACTCCTCTCAGGCCTCGCAGCGTCCCCCGTTCTTCAGGGAGTCCCAACTTCCTCTCTCTGGCCCCCAAGTCAAGCCCCCTCCCACCACTCCCATTCCACCTACACATAAGCAGATCCCACATCCGTCAGCCGGGGCGTTCCCACACGTGCCCTCCAATCTCCCTCCTCCGCCTGCATTGAAGCCCCTCAATGCTCTGCCCAACCAGCACCCCCCCGGTGCCCTCCCACCTCCGCTTCAGCTCATGCAGCaacctcagcagcctctgtcAGGGCAGGCAACTCAGCATCCAGCTCCGGGCCAGAACCACCCTGCCAAGAGCACAGGCTTCTCTCACACCTCCACTGGCCCCTCACCAAGCACTTTGGGGCCAGTCCCAAGCCTTCAGCCTTCTGCTCCGCCAGCGCCTGTGAAACCCTCGTCTAGTAGTGCACCTGGTGCAGCTGGATCACAAGTCCAGATCAAGGAGGAGCCGCTCGATGAGATCGAGGAGGTGGACAGCCCAGCCTGCCCGCCCCGCAGCCCCTCGCCGGAGCCCACCGTGGTCAACATGGCGAGCCACGCCAGTCAGTCTGCACG GTTCATTAAGCATCTGGATCGTGGCTACAACTCTTGCGCGAGAACAGATCTGTACTTCACTCCTCTGTCGTCTTCCAAACTGGCCAAGAAAAGGGAGGAGGCCGTGGAGCGGTCCAGGAGAGAGGCCGAGTTCAATGCTCGGCAGGAACGGGAGCGCGAGAAGGAGCGCGAGCGAGAGGCCGACAGAAGCGCT AGAGCTTCCAGCTCCTCTCACGACAGTCGCATAGGGGAGGTTCAGATGATTCAGGGCCACAGTCGGTCGTCCTATGAGCAGCCCCCGACCACAGTAGCTGCCGTGCCACCCTACATTGGTCCCGACACTCCAGCTTTGCGCACACTCAGTGAATATGCCAGACCCCATGTGATGTCGCCAACCAATCGGAACCACCCCTTCTACGTGTCACTGAGCCCCGGTGACCCCTTGCTTGCTTACCACATGCCGGGCCTGTACAGCGCCGAGCCAAGCCTCCGAGAGCGAGAGCTGAGGAACCTTCGAGAACGGGAGTTGCGCGAGAGGATGAAGCCTGGCTTTGAGGTCAAACCTCCAGATATGGAAACACTGCATCCCTCCGCAAACCCAATGGAGCATTTTGCCCGACACGGAGCCCTGGCACTCCCTCACATACCGGGGCCTCCGCACCCTTTTGTGCCGTTTCATCCCGGCCTGAACCATCTGGAGCGAGAGAGGATGGCGTTGGCTGCGCCGCAGCTCCGACCTGAGCTGAGCTACGCCGAGCGGCTGACGGCAGAGAGGCTTCACGCCGAGCGCATGGCGTCTGTGGCGGACCCTGCTGCCAGACTGCAGATGTTGAATGTGACGCCGCATCACCACCAGCACTCACACATCCACTCCCACCTGCACCTGCATCAGCAGGATCCACTGGGCCAAG gtTCGAGCCCCCATCCTCTGGTGGAGCCAATAGCAACTGGTCCTCGCCTGGCTCGCTTCCCATTCCCTGGTGCTCCCATGCCCAACCCTCTCCTCAGCGACCTTCCTCATGATCACGAGATGTTGCGCCACCCTCTGTTTG CGTATCAGCGAGAGCTCCAGGGTCAAATCCCTCAGATGTCAGCTGCTCACCAGCTGCAGGCGATGCACGCGCAGTCGGCAGAGCTGCAGAGGATGGCCctggagcagcagtggctgcACAGCCATCACCTGCACGGAGGAGCCCTGCCAAGTCAGGAGGATTACTACAG TCGCCTGAAGAAAGAGGGTGACAAGCCATCGTGA
- the rereb gene encoding arginine-glutamic acid dipeptide repeats protein isoform X5 has protein sequence MDDLFSPRRSLNSTQGEIRVGPSHQAKLPELQPRPPLSLQAHTENEELMWTPGVNDCDLLMYLRAARSMAAFAGMCDGGSTEDGCLAASRDDTTLNALNMLHASHYDAAKALQRLVKKPLPKLIEKCWSEEDVKRFIKGLRQYGKNFFRIRKDFLPSKKTGELITFYYHWKKTPEAAGTRAYRQQRRQPSSRKAKTRAAAAPVSTPSRGYSVDASSASEDELDSEDSEQDIKSCSHCGTTRSKDWHQGRRDNHLLCTACRTYENKHGCLPSSQKSGGTFMFKPVKEEESKHAMRTRRSRAPVSQVSSLRSGHRRLTGSPSHEDLSSQNSSSAANLISLRPLSGDSKNDSTKKANKKVKEETASPKTMKRVRESPVLEQDGAEKVASKRPKTQNAPVSRSEVEPEVEEESSSESRSAQDDGSSDTKDIDQDNRSSSPSIPSPQQGNESDSDSSAQPGGVPAEPVATGGGDIGDAPVFQGAPAPGPPATPQSQLNAQLAADPAEVPPPPSPEPLHVQPAAIVAPNSRQQSAISLAVRHPSPSAATQDAPVSPTFQAPPALNSSQASQRPPFFRESQLPLSGPQVKPPPTTPIPPTHKQIPHPSAGAFPHVPSNLPPPPALKPLNALPNQHPPGALPPPLQLMQQPQQPLSGQATQHPAPGQNHPAKSTGFSHTSTGPSPSTLGPVPSLQPSAPPAPVKPSSSSAPGAAGSQVQIKEEPLDEIEEVDSPACPPRSPSPEPTVVNMASHASQSARFIKHLDRGYNSCARTDLYFTPLSSSKLAKKREEAVERSRREAEFNARQEREREKEREREADRSARASSSSHDSRIGEVQMIQGHSRSSYEQPPTTVAAVPPYIGPDTPALRTLSEYARPHVMSPTNRNHPFYVSLSPGDPLLAYHMPGLYSAEPSLRERELRNLRERELRERMKPGFEVKPPDMETLHPSANPMEHFARHGALALPHIPGPPHPFVPFHPGLNHLERERMALAAPQLRPELSYAERLTAERLHAERMASVADPAARLQMLNVTPHHHQHSHIHSHLHLHQQDPLGQGSSPHPLVEPIATGPRLARFPFPGAPMPNPLLSDLPHDHEMLRHPLFAYQRELQGQIPQMSAAHQLQAMHAQSAELQRMALEQQWLHSHHLHGGALPSQEDYYSRLKKEGDKPS, from the exons ATGGACGACTTGTTCAGTCCGCGCAG GAGCTTGAACAGCACACAAGGCGAGATACGAGTGGGGCCAAGTCATCAG GCGAAGCTTCCAGAGCTGCAGCCTCGCCCCCCTCTGAGTTTACAGGCCCACACAGAGAATGAGGAGCTGATGTGGACACCTGGAGTCAACGATTGTGATCTTCTGATGTACCTGAGAGCAGCAAG GAGCATGGCAGCATTTGCTGGGATGTGTGACGGTGGATCCACAGAGGATGGTTGTTTAGCCGCCTCCCGTGATGACACGACTCTCAACGCTCTCAACATG CTACACGCCAGTCACTATGATGCAGCAAAAGCTCTCCAGCGCCTGGTGAAGAAACCTCTGCCTAAGCTTATAGAGAAGTGCTGGTCTGAAGAGGACGTG AAACGCTTCATCAAAGGCCTCAGACAGTATGGAAAGAACTTCTTTCGCATTAGGAAAGACTTTTTGCCGAGCAAGAAAACT GGGGAACTGATCACTTTCTACTACCACTGGAAGAAAACCCCTGAGGCTGCTGGGACACGAGCGTATCGTCAACAGCGCAGGCAGCCGTCGTCCCGTAAAGCTAAGACTCGTGCGGCAGCTGCTCCAGTGAGCACTCCATCCAGAGGCTACTCAG TGGATGCAAGTTCTGCaagtgaggatgagttggacAGCGAAGACAGTGAACAGGACATCAAGAGCTGCAGCCACTGTGGTACAACCC GTTCTAAGGATTGGCACCAAGGTAGAAGAGATAACCATCTGCTCTGCACAGCCTGTCGCACATATGAGAACAAGCACGGCTGTTTACCATCTTCTCAAAAGTCTGGCGGGACCTTCATGTTCAAACCAGTTAAAGAGGAAGAAAGCAAACATGCAATGAGGACGCGCAGAAGCCGGGCACCAGTGAGT CAGGTTTCATCTTTGCGAAGCGGTCACAGGAGGCTGACAGGCTCCCCCAGCCATGAGGATCTGTCCAGCCAGAATTCTTCCAGTGCAGCAAATCTGATTTCTTTACGACCACTGTCCGGTGACAGCAAGAACGACTCGACAAAGAAGGCTAACAAG AAGGTAAAAGAGGAGACGGCGTCACCAAAGACAATGaagcgtgtgagagagagtccTGTGCTGGAGCAAGATGGGGCAGAAAAGGTTGCATCCAAAAGGCCAAAGACACAA AATGCCCCGGTGTCTCGGTCAGAGGTGGAGCCCGAAGTGGAAGAAGAGAGCTCCTCAGAAAGCCGCAGCGCTCAAGATGACGGCAGCAGTGACACCAAAGACATAGACCAGGACAACCGCAGCTCCTCTCCCAGTATTCCCAGCCCTCAACAAGGCAATGAAAGTGATTCTGACTCATCTGCTCAGCCCGGGGGGGTCCCTGCGGAGCCTGTTGCCACAGGTGGGGGCGACATTGGTGATGCCCCAGTGTTTCAAGGCGCACCTGCTCCAGGTCCTCCTGCCACTCCTCAGTCCCAGCTCAACGCCCAGCTTGCTGCTGATCCTGCAgaagtcccacctccaccttctccagaACCTCTTCACGTTCAGCCAGCAGCCATTGTGGCTCCAAACAGCAGGCAACAGTCGGCCATCTCATTGGCTGTGCGACACCCTTCTCCATCTGCAGCGACTCAGGATGCTCCAGTTTCACCAACATTTCAGGCTCCGCCGGCGCTCAACTCCTCTCAGGCCTCGCAGCGTCCCCCGTTCTTCAGGGAGTCCCAACTTCCTCTCTCTGGCCCCCAAGTCAAGCCCCCTCCCACCACTCCCATTCCACCTACACATAAGCAGATCCCACATCCGTCAGCCGGGGCGTTCCCACACGTGCCCTCCAATCTCCCTCCTCCGCCTGCATTGAAGCCCCTCAATGCTCTGCCCAACCAGCACCCCCCCGGTGCCCTCCCACCTCCGCTTCAGCTCATGCAGCaacctcagcagcctctgtcAGGGCAGGCAACTCAGCATCCAGCTCCGGGCCAGAACCACCCTGCCAAGAGCACAGGCTTCTCTCACACCTCCACTGGCCCCTCACCAAGCACTTTGGGGCCAGTCCCAAGCCTTCAGCCTTCTGCTCCGCCAGCGCCTGTGAAACCCTCGTCTAGTAGTGCACCTGGTGCAGCTGGATCACAAGTCCAGATCAAGGAGGAGCCGCTCGATGAGATCGAGGAGGTGGACAGCCCAGCCTGCCCGCCCCGCAGCCCCTCGCCGGAGCCCACCGTGGTCAACATGGCGAGCCACGCCAGTCAGTCTGCACG GTTCATTAAGCATCTGGATCGTGGCTACAACTCTTGCGCGAGAACAGATCTGTACTTCACTCCTCTGTCGTCTTCCAAACTGGCCAAGAAAAGGGAGGAGGCCGTGGAGCGGTCCAGGAGAGAGGCCGAGTTCAATGCTCGGCAGGAACGGGAGCGCGAGAAGGAGCGCGAGCGAGAGGCCGACAGAAGCGCT AGAGCTTCCAGCTCCTCTCACGACAGTCGCATAGGGGAGGTTCAGATGATTCAGGGCCACAGTCGGTCGTCCTATGAGCAGCCCCCGACCACAGTAGCTGCCGTGCCACCCTACATTGGTCCCGACACTCCAGCTTTGCGCACACTCAGTGAATATGCCAGACCCCATGTGATGTCGCCAACCAATCGGAACCACCCCTTCTACGTGTCACTGAGCCCCGGTGACCCCTTGCTTGCTTACCACATGCCGGGCCTGTACAGCGCCGAGCCAAGCCTCCGAGAGCGAGAGCTGAGGAACCTTCGAGAACGGGAGTTGCGCGAGAGGATGAAGCCTGGCTTTGAGGTCAAACCTCCAGATATGGAAACACTGCATCCCTCCGCAAACCCAATGGAGCATTTTGCCCGACACGGAGCCCTGGCACTCCCTCACATACCGGGGCCTCCGCACCCTTTTGTGCCGTTTCATCCCGGCCTGAACCATCTGGAGCGAGAGAGGATGGCGTTGGCTGCGCCGCAGCTCCGACCTGAGCTGAGCTACGCCGAGCGGCTGACGGCAGAGAGGCTTCACGCCGAGCGCATGGCGTCTGTGGCGGACCCTGCTGCCAGACTGCAGATGTTGAATGTGACGCCGCATCACCACCAGCACTCACACATCCACTCCCACCTGCACCTGCATCAGCAGGATCCACTGGGCCAAG gtTCGAGCCCCCATCCTCTGGTGGAGCCAATAGCAACTGGTCCTCGCCTGGCTCGCTTCCCATTCCCTGGTGCTCCCATGCCCAACCCTCTCCTCAGCGACCTTCCTCATGATCACGAGATGTTGCGCCACCCTCTGTTTG CGTATCAGCGAGAGCTCCAGGGTCAAATCCCTCAGATGTCAGCTGCTCACCAGCTGCAGGCGATGCACGCGCAGTCGGCAGAGCTGCAGAGGATGGCCctggagcagcagtggctgcACAGCCATCACCTGCACGGAGGAGCCCTGCCAAGTCAGGAGGATTACTACAG TCGCCTGAAGAAAGAGGGTGACAAGCCATCGTGA
- the rereb gene encoding arginine-glutamic acid dipeptide repeats protein isoform X7, which translates to MDDLFSPRRSLNSTQGEIRVGPSHQAKLPELQPRPPLSLQAHTENEELMWTPGVNDCDLLMYLRAARSMAAFAGMCDGGSTEDGCLAASRDDTTLNALNMLHASHYDAAKALQRLVKKPLPKLIEKCWSEEDVKRFIKGLRQYGKNFFRIRKDFLPSKKTGELITFYYHWKKTPEAAGTRAYRQQRRQPSSRKAKTRAAAAPVSTPSRGYSVDASSASEDELDSEDSEQDIKSCSHCGTTRSKDWHQGRRDNHLLCTACRTYENKHGCLPSSQKSGGTFMFKPVKEEESKHAMRTRRSRAPVSSLRSGHRRLTGSPSHEDLSSQNSSSAANLISLRPLSGDSKNDSTKKANKKVKEETASPKTMKRVRESPVLEQDGAEKVASKRPKTQNAPVSRSEVEPEVEEESSSESRSAQDDGSSDTKDIDQDNRSSSPSIPSPQQGNESDSDSSAQPGGVPAEPVATGGGDIGDAPVFQGAPAPGPPATPQSQLNAQLAADPAEVPPPPSPEPLHVQPAAIVAPNSRQQSAISLAVRHPSPSAATQDAPVSPTFQAPPALNSSQASQRPPFFRESQLPLSGPQVKPPPTTPIPPTHKQIPHPSAGAFPHVPSNLPPPPALKPLNALPNQHPPGALPPPLQLMQQPQQPLSGQATQHPAPGQNHPAKSTGFSHTSTGPSPSTLGPVPSLQPSAPPAPVKPSSSSAPGAAGSQVQIKEEPLDEIEEVDSPACPPRSPSPEPTVVNMASHASQSARFIKHLDRGYNSCARTDLYFTPLSSSKLAKKREEAVERSRREAEFNARQEREREKEREREADRSARASSSSHDSRIGEVQMIQGHSRSSYEQPPTTVAAVPPYIGPDTPALRTLSEYARPHVMSPTNRNHPFYVSLSPGDPLLAYHMPGLYSAEPSLRERELRNLRERELRERMKPGFEVKPPDMETLHPSANPMEHFARHGALALPHIPGPPHPFVPFHPGLNHLERERMALAAPQLRPELSYAERLTAERLHAERMASVADPAARLQMLNVTPHHHQHSHIHSHLHLHQQDPLGQGSSPHPLVEPIATGPRLARFPFPGAPMPNPLLSDLPHDHEMLRHPLFAYQRELQGQIPQMSAAHQLQAMHAQSAELQRMALEQQWLHSHHLHGGALPSQEDYYSRLKKEGDKPS; encoded by the exons ATGGACGACTTGTTCAGTCCGCGCAG GAGCTTGAACAGCACACAAGGCGAGATACGAGTGGGGCCAAGTCATCAG GCGAAGCTTCCAGAGCTGCAGCCTCGCCCCCCTCTGAGTTTACAGGCCCACACAGAGAATGAGGAGCTGATGTGGACACCTGGAGTCAACGATTGTGATCTTCTGATGTACCTGAGAGCAGCAAG GAGCATGGCAGCATTTGCTGGGATGTGTGACGGTGGATCCACAGAGGATGGTTGTTTAGCCGCCTCCCGTGATGACACGACTCTCAACGCTCTCAACATG CTACACGCCAGTCACTATGATGCAGCAAAAGCTCTCCAGCGCCTGGTGAAGAAACCTCTGCCTAAGCTTATAGAGAAGTGCTGGTCTGAAGAGGACGTG AAACGCTTCATCAAAGGCCTCAGACAGTATGGAAAGAACTTCTTTCGCATTAGGAAAGACTTTTTGCCGAGCAAGAAAACT GGGGAACTGATCACTTTCTACTACCACTGGAAGAAAACCCCTGAGGCTGCTGGGACACGAGCGTATCGTCAACAGCGCAGGCAGCCGTCGTCCCGTAAAGCTAAGACTCGTGCGGCAGCTGCTCCAGTGAGCACTCCATCCAGAGGCTACTCAG TGGATGCAAGTTCTGCaagtgaggatgagttggacAGCGAAGACAGTGAACAGGACATCAAGAGCTGCAGCCACTGTGGTACAACCC GTTCTAAGGATTGGCACCAAGGTAGAAGAGATAACCATCTGCTCTGCACAGCCTGTCGCACATATGAGAACAAGCACGGCTGTTTACCATCTTCTCAAAAGTCTGGCGGGACCTTCATGTTCAAACCAGTTAAAGAGGAAGAAAGCAAACATGCAATGAGGACGCGCAGAAGCCGGGCACCA GTTTCATCTTTGCGAAGCGGTCACAGGAGGCTGACAGGCTCCCCCAGCCATGAGGATCTGTCCAGCCAGAATTCTTCCAGTGCAGCAAATCTGATTTCTTTACGACCACTGTCCGGTGACAGCAAGAACGACTCGACAAAGAAGGCTAACAAG AAGGTAAAAGAGGAGACGGCGTCACCAAAGACAATGaagcgtgtgagagagagtccTGTGCTGGAGCAAGATGGGGCAGAAAAGGTTGCATCCAAAAGGCCAAAGACACAA AATGCCCCGGTGTCTCGGTCAGAGGTGGAGCCCGAAGTGGAAGAAGAGAGCTCCTCAGAAAGCCGCAGCGCTCAAGATGACGGCAGCAGTGACACCAAAGACATAGACCAGGACAACCGCAGCTCCTCTCCCAGTATTCCCAGCCCTCAACAAGGCAATGAAAGTGATTCTGACTCATCTGCTCAGCCCGGGGGGGTCCCTGCGGAGCCTGTTGCCACAGGTGGGGGCGACATTGGTGATGCCCCAGTGTTTCAAGGCGCACCTGCTCCAGGTCCTCCTGCCACTCCTCAGTCCCAGCTCAACGCCCAGCTTGCTGCTGATCCTGCAgaagtcccacctccaccttctccagaACCTCTTCACGTTCAGCCAGCAGCCATTGTGGCTCCAAACAGCAGGCAACAGTCGGCCATCTCATTGGCTGTGCGACACCCTTCTCCATCTGCAGCGACTCAGGATGCTCCAGTTTCACCAACATTTCAGGCTCCGCCGGCGCTCAACTCCTCTCAGGCCTCGCAGCGTCCCCCGTTCTTCAGGGAGTCCCAACTTCCTCTCTCTGGCCCCCAAGTCAAGCCCCCTCCCACCACTCCCATTCCACCTACACATAAGCAGATCCCACATCCGTCAGCCGGGGCGTTCCCACACGTGCCCTCCAATCTCCCTCCTCCGCCTGCATTGAAGCCCCTCAATGCTCTGCCCAACCAGCACCCCCCCGGTGCCCTCCCACCTCCGCTTCAGCTCATGCAGCaacctcagcagcctctgtcAGGGCAGGCAACTCAGCATCCAGCTCCGGGCCAGAACCACCCTGCCAAGAGCACAGGCTTCTCTCACACCTCCACTGGCCCCTCACCAAGCACTTTGGGGCCAGTCCCAAGCCTTCAGCCTTCTGCTCCGCCAGCGCCTGTGAAACCCTCGTCTAGTAGTGCACCTGGTGCAGCTGGATCACAAGTCCAGATCAAGGAGGAGCCGCTCGATGAGATCGAGGAGGTGGACAGCCCAGCCTGCCCGCCCCGCAGCCCCTCGCCGGAGCCCACCGTGGTCAACATGGCGAGCCACGCCAGTCAGTCTGCACG GTTCATTAAGCATCTGGATCGTGGCTACAACTCTTGCGCGAGAACAGATCTGTACTTCACTCCTCTGTCGTCTTCCAAACTGGCCAAGAAAAGGGAGGAGGCCGTGGAGCGGTCCAGGAGAGAGGCCGAGTTCAATGCTCGGCAGGAACGGGAGCGCGAGAAGGAGCGCGAGCGAGAGGCCGACAGAAGCGCT AGAGCTTCCAGCTCCTCTCACGACAGTCGCATAGGGGAGGTTCAGATGATTCAGGGCCACAGTCGGTCGTCCTATGAGCAGCCCCCGACCACAGTAGCTGCCGTGCCACCCTACATTGGTCCCGACACTCCAGCTTTGCGCACACTCAGTGAATATGCCAGACCCCATGTGATGTCGCCAACCAATCGGAACCACCCCTTCTACGTGTCACTGAGCCCCGGTGACCCCTTGCTTGCTTACCACATGCCGGGCCTGTACAGCGCCGAGCCAAGCCTCCGAGAGCGAGAGCTGAGGAACCTTCGAGAACGGGAGTTGCGCGAGAGGATGAAGCCTGGCTTTGAGGTCAAACCTCCAGATATGGAAACACTGCATCCCTCCGCAAACCCAATGGAGCATTTTGCCCGACACGGAGCCCTGGCACTCCCTCACATACCGGGGCCTCCGCACCCTTTTGTGCCGTTTCATCCCGGCCTGAACCATCTGGAGCGAGAGAGGATGGCGTTGGCTGCGCCGCAGCTCCGACCTGAGCTGAGCTACGCCGAGCGGCTGACGGCAGAGAGGCTTCACGCCGAGCGCATGGCGTCTGTGGCGGACCCTGCTGCCAGACTGCAGATGTTGAATGTGACGCCGCATCACCACCAGCACTCACACATCCACTCCCACCTGCACCTGCATCAGCAGGATCCACTGGGCCAAG gtTCGAGCCCCCATCCTCTGGTGGAGCCAATAGCAACTGGTCCTCGCCTGGCTCGCTTCCCATTCCCTGGTGCTCCCATGCCCAACCCTCTCCTCAGCGACCTTCCTCATGATCACGAGATGTTGCGCCACCCTCTGTTTG CGTATCAGCGAGAGCTCCAGGGTCAAATCCCTCAGATGTCAGCTGCTCACCAGCTGCAGGCGATGCACGCGCAGTCGGCAGAGCTGCAGAGGATGGCCctggagcagcagtggctgcACAGCCATCACCTGCACGGAGGAGCCCTGCCAAGTCAGGAGGATTACTACAG TCGCCTGAAGAAAGAGGGTGACAAGCCATCGTGA